In one Oryzias latipes chromosome 13, ASM223467v1 genomic region, the following are encoded:
- the psmd2 gene encoding 26S proteasome non-ATPase regulatory subunit 2, translated as MEEAKKKETKQSEKTDEKEKEKDQGPQSSGKDKEKKEEQELSEEDKQLQEDLEMMVERLSEKNTALYRPALEELRRLIRSSTTSMTSVPKPLKFLRPHYAKLKEIYDSMASGENKHFCADVVSVLAMTMSGERECLKYRLLGSQEELASWGHEYVRHLAGEVAKEWQEVEENDKTQQETLLKLVKEIVPYNMAHNAEHEACDLLMEIERLDMLEDYIDENAYGKVCLYLTSCVSYVPEPENSALLRSALNIFRRFNRFPEALRLALMLNDVELVENIFTSCKDIVIQKQMAFMLGRHGMFLELNEDVEDYEDLTEIMSNVQLNSNFLALARELDIMEPKVPDDIYKTHLENNRFGGSGSQVDSARMNLASSFVNGFVNAAFGQDKLLTDDGNKWLYKNKDHGMLSAAASLGMILLWDVDGGLTQIDKYLYSSEDYIKSGALLACGIVNSGVRNECDPALALLSDYVLHNSNVMRIGAIFGLGLAYAGSNREDVLSLLLPVMGDSKSSMEVVGVTALACGMIAVGSCNGDVTSTIVQTIMEKNEQELKDTYARWLPLGLGLNHLGKGEAIETTLAALQVVPEPFRSFANTLVDICAYAGSGNVLKVQQLLHICSEHYEAKEKEKEDDKDKKDKKDKDKKENAADMGSHQGVAVLGIALIAMGEEIGSEMALRTFGHLLRYGEPILRRAVPLALALISVSNPRLNILDTLSKFSHDADPEVSHNSIFAMGMVGSGTNNARLAAMLRQLAQYHAKDPNNLFMVRLAQGLTHLGKGTLTLCPYHSDRQLMSQVAVAGLLTVLVSFLDVKNIILGKSHYILYGLVAAMQPRMLVTFDEELRPLPVSVRVGQAVDVVGQAGKPKAITGFQTHTTPVLLAHGERAELATEEYIPVTPILEGFVILRKNPNYET; from the exons ATGGAAGaggcaaaaaagaaagagactAAACAGTCTGAAAAGACTgacgaaaaagaaaaggaaaaggatCAGGGACCACAGTCATCCGGGAaggataaagaaaagaaagaggagcAAGAATTG tcAGAGGAAGACAAACAGTTACAGGAAGATCTGGAAATGATGGTGGAGAGGCTGAGT GAGAAGAACACAGCTTTGTATCGTCCTGCGCTGGAGGAGCTGCGAAGACTAATCCGCTCCTCAACCACCTCCATGACCTCAGTACCAAAGCCCTTGAAGTTTCTGCGCCCCCACTATGCCAAGCTTAAAGAAATCTACGACAGCATGGCTTCTGGGGAAAACAAA CATTTTTGTGCTGATGTGGTGTCGGTGCTTGCCATGACCATGAGCGGTGAGAGAGAGTGTTTAAAGTATCGCCTGCTGGGTTCTCAAGAAGAGTTGGCATCATGGGGTCATGAGTATGTCAG GCATCTTGCTGGAGAGGTGGCTAAGGAGTggcaggaggtggaggagaatgATAAAACCCAGCAGGAGACGCTGTTGAAACTTGTTAAGGAAATCGTGCCCTACAACATGGCTCACAATGCAGAGCACGAGGCCTGCGACCTCTTAATGGAAATCGAGAGGCTGGACATGCTGGAGGATTACATAGATGAAAACGCTTATGGCAAAGTCTGCCTTTATCTGACCAG CTGTGTCAGTTACGTTCCCGAGCCAGAAAACTCAGCACTCCTTAGATCTGCCTTGAACATCTTCAGAAGGTTTAACCGTTTTCCAGAGGCTCTCCGTCTGGCTCTGATGCTTAACGATGTGGAGCTGGTAGAAAACATCTTCACGTCCTGCAAAGACAT AGTCATCCAGAAACAGATGGCCTTCATGCTGGGACGCCATGGCATGTTCCTCGAGCTGAACGAAGACGTAGAGGACTATGAGGACTTAACAGAGATCATGTCTAACGTTCAGCTCAACAGCAACTTCTTGGCCCTGGCCCGAGAG CTGGACATCATGGAGCCAAAAGTCCCAGATGACATTTACAAGACCCACCTGGAGAACAACA GGTTTGGAGGCAGCGGCTCCCAGGTGGACTCCGCGCGCATGAACTTGGCCTCATCGTTTGTGAACGGTTTCGTCAACGCAGCCTTTGGGCAGGATAAGCTACTAACGGATGACGGCAACAAGTGgctctacaaaaacaaagaccacG gcaTGTTGAGCGCTGCAGCCTCTCTGGGAATGATTCTTCTGTGGGATGTGGATGGAGGGCTGACTCAGATTGACAAATATCTGTACTCCTCTGAAGACTACATAAAG TCTGGCGCCCTCTTGGCCTGTGGCATCGTAAACTCAGGCGTGAGGAACGAGTGTGACCCGGCTCTCGCTCTGCTGTCTGACTATGTTCTCCATAACAGCAATGTCATGAGGATAGGAGCCATCTTTGG CCTGGGTCTGGCCTATGCTGGCTCCAACAGAGAGGATGTCCTCTCGCTGCTGCTTCCTGTCATGGGAGACTCCAAATCCAGCATGGAG GTGGTTGGTGTGACGGCGCTGGCGTGCGGGATGATTGCGGTGGGGTCTTGTAACGGTGACGTCACCTCCACCATCGTTCAGACCATCATGGAGAAGAATGAGCAGGAGCTGAAAGACACCTACGCTCGCTGGTTACCCCTGGGTTTAGGGCTCAACCATCTAG GGAAAGGAGAAGCAATCGAGACGACTCTCGCAGCTCTCCAGGTTGTCCCTGAACCTTTCCGCAGCTTTGCCAACACACTGGTGGACATTTGTGCATACGCAG gttCTGGTAATGTGCTGAAGGTGCAGCAGCTTCTTCATATTTGTAGTGAGCACTATGAGGCAaaggagaaagagaaagaggacGACAAGGACAAGAAGGATAAGAAGGATAAAGACAAGAAGGAGAACGCTGCAGACATGGGCTCTCACCAG GGTGTGGCAGTTCTCGGGATTGCCCTGATTGCCATGGGGGAGGAGATTGGCTCAGAAATGGCCCTACGGACATTTGGTCATCTG CTGCGTTATGGCGAGCCCATCCTGAGGCGAGCAGTCCCCCTGGCCCTCGCTCTTATCTCCGTGTCCAACCCACGCCTGAATATCTTGGACACGCTGAGCAAGTTTTCCCACGATGCTGACCCTGAGGTTTCCCACAATTCCATCTTTGCTATGGGCATGGTGGGCAGTG GGACTAATAACGCCCGCCTCGCCGCCATGCTGCGGCAGCTGGCCCAGTATCACGCCAAAGATCCCAACAACCTCTTCATGGTTCGACTGGCACAA GGTCTGACTCACCTGGGCAAAGGTACGCTCACCCTCTGTCCTTACCACAGTGACCGGCAGCTGATGAGTCAGGTGGCCGTGGCTGGGCTGCTCACCGTGCTCGTGTCTTTCCTTGATGTCAAGAACA TAATCCTGGGCAAATCTCACTACATTCTTTATGGGCTGGTAGCAGCCATGCAGCCACGTATGTTGGTCACGTTTGACGAGGAGCTGCGACCCCTCCCTGTGTCTGTGAGGGTCGGACAG GCGGTAGACGTTGTGGGTCAGGCAGGTAAACCGAAGGCCATCACAGGTTTCCAGACCCACACCACGCCGGTGCTGCTGGCTCACGGCGAGAGGGCGGAGCTCGCCACAGAAGAGTACATCCCCGTCACTCCCATCCTCGAGGGCTTTGTCATCCTCCGCAAGAACCCAAACTATGAAACCtag
- the hdac10 gene encoding histone deacetylase 10 isoform X1, which produces MGTALIYDEEMTKYKLLWVDPACKIEVPERLTVSHGALVRNGLTDRCICLPVREAVDAEILLVHSEEYLEAVKQTPHMTLEDLKEFTLQYGDVYFHPNIYHCAKLAVGSALQLVDSVLMGKVKNGMALVRPPGHHSMRSAANGFCVFNNVAIAAQYAKQKYGVKRILIVDWDIHHGQGVQYCFEDDPSVLYFSWHRYEHQKFWPNLKDSDYDIVGKGEGAGFNINVPWNKVGMENSDYLSVFCHVLLPIAYEFCPDLVLVCAGFDSAIGDLEGEMCATPDIFAHLTYLLMNLAEGKLCAVLEGGYNLTSLAQSVCQTVQTLLGDPLPPLTNLTGPCRSTLESLQCVRAAHRQHWSCLRHAVDLPTFEISTIRIKSSGEENKDEAEVWEEQKSPEEKIWPEPPKRVSPRVCSAVVLPDGVVCPDACERLSSSEDLGPHLLTLKKDFLKDADDSAVTALSRVFSLIDKMKNNEIRNGLALVGDAAMTMTCVVQHVAAEVDSRVFLVCVGNGNIPGHIIEDGKTLVVQISGEDTEEQGSKYYVPVCLKKGCTDTSGFAQAMFSLLLPLGYQHNPSLVLLVRMPGSGVCDIMWQQLTALLQSFAQGHTLVLLQEDDKACVGPTASILLGNPAPPLGQLPASLKEDAEAVERLRSRLQADWNLLLATAPENGGTDEG; this is translated from the exons ATGGGAACTGCTCTGATTTATGATGAGGAAATGACCAAATACAAACTGCTTTGGGTTGA TCCAGCATGTAAGATTGAAGTACCGGAGCGCTTGACAGTGAGTCACGGTGCTTTGGTCAGAAATGGGCTCACCGATCGCTGTATCTGTCTTCCTGTCCGTGAGGCGGTGGATGCAGAGATTCTTTTGGTCCACAG TGAGGAATATCTGGAGGCAGTGAAACAGACTCCTCATATGACTTTAGAAGACTTGAAAGAGTTCACTCTCCAGTATGGTGACGTTTACTTCCACCCT AACATCTATCACTGTGCCAAGCTGGCTGTAGGGTCTGCATTGCAACTGGTGGACAGCGTTCTGATGGGAAAGGTGAAAAACGGCATGGCTTTGGTCAG accTCCGGGTCACCACAGCATGCGCAGTGCAGCCAACGGTTTCTGTGTGTTCAACAACGTGGCCATAGCAGCTCAATATGCAAAGCAGAAATATGGAGTCAAAAG gatTTTGATAGTCGACTGGGATATCCATCATGGTCAAGGAGTGCAGTATTGCTTTGAGGATGACCCAAG TGTTCTCTACTTTTCTTGGCACCGGTATGAGCATCAGAAATTCTGGCCCAATCTCAAAGATTCTGACTATGACATTGTTGGCAAAGGGGAAGGAGCTGGGTTCAACATAAACGTGCCATGGAACAAG GTGGGAATGGAGAACAGTGATTACCTCTCAGTTTTCTGTCACGTCCTTCTGCCAATCGCCTATGAG TTTTGTCCAGATTTGGTTTTGGTGTGTGCAGGGTTTGACTCAGCCATTGGTGACCTAGAG GGGGAAATGTGTGCCACTCCTGACATCTTTGCCCACTTGACTTATCTGCTGATGAACTTGGCAGAAGGGAAACTGTGTGCTGTTCTGGAG GGAGGATACAACCTGACTTCCCTGGCACAGTCTGTGTGTCAGACAGTTCAGACTCTACTTGGAGATCCTCTTCCTCCGCTCACGAATCTCACTGGTCCCTGCAGAAG CACGCTCGAGTCCCTTCAGTGTGTCAGGGCAGCTCACAGACAACATTGGTCTTGCCTCAGACATGCAG TGGATCTGCCCACCTTTGAGATCAGTACCATACGCATCAAATCATCTGGAGAAGAGAACAAAGATGAAGCGGAAGTTTGGGAGGAGCAGAAGAGCCCAGAGGAAAAGATTTGGCCTGAGCCTCCAAAGCGCGTCTCTCCTCGTGTTTGTTCTGCCGTAGTTCTTCCTGATGGCGTGGTTTGTCCGGATGCCTGTGAGCGCCTCAGCTCATCTGAGGATCTCGGCCCACATCTGCTCACCCTGAA gaaGGATTTCCTCAAAGATGCCGATGACAGTGCTGTCACAGCTTTGTCAAGAGTTTTTTCCCTgattgacaaaatgaaaaacaatgag ATCCGTAATGGCTTGGCGCTGGTTGGTGATGCCGCCATGACGATGACATGTGTTGTCCAGCATGTTGCTGCTGAAGTCGACAGCCG GGTTTTCCTCGTTTGTGTCGGCAATGGAAACATTCCAGGTCACATCATAGAAGATGG GAAAACACTTGTGGTGCAGATCAGCGGTGAAGATACTGAGGAACAGGGCAGCAAATACTATGTTCCTGTTTGTTTAAAGAAG GGCTGCACCGACACCTCAGGCTTTGCACAGGCAATGTTTAGCCTCCTCTTACCCCTCGGATATCAACACAACCCTAGTCTTGTCTTGCTGGTTCGGATGCCTGGTAGTGGAGTGTGTGACATCATGTGGCAGCAGCTGACGGCCCTGCTGCAGAGCTTTGCTCAAGGACACACGCTGGTATTACTGCAG GAGGATGATAAGGCATGTGTGGGCCCAACAGCCTCCATCCTGCTGGGGAACCCTGCTCCTCCATTGGGACAGCTTCCGGCTTCGTTGAAGGAGGATGCTGAAGCTGTGGAGAGACTGAGAAGCAGGCTGCAGGCTGACTGGAACCTTTTGCTGGCAACGG CACCAGAAAATGGAGGGACTGATGAAGGTTGA
- the hdac10 gene encoding histone deacetylase 10 isoform X2 — protein MGKVKNGMALVRPPGHHSMRSAANGFCVFNNVAIAAQYAKQKYGVKRILIVDWDIHHGQGVQYCFEDDPSVLYFSWHRYEHQKFWPNLKDSDYDIVGKGEGAGFNINVPWNKVGMENSDYLSVFCHVLLPIAYEFCPDLVLVCAGFDSAIGDLEGEMCATPDIFAHLTYLLMNLAEGKLCAVLEGGYNLTSLAQSVCQTVQTLLGDPLPPLTNLTGPCRSTLESLQCVRAAHRQHWSCLRHAVDLPTFEISTIRIKSSGEENKDEAEVWEEQKSPEEKIWPEPPKRVSPRVCSAVVLPDGVVCPDACERLSSSEDLGPHLLTLKKDFLKDADDSAVTALSRVFSLIDKMKNNEIRNGLALVGDAAMTMTCVVQHVAAEVDSRVFLVCVGNGNIPGHIIEDGKTLVVQISGEDTEEQGSKYYVPVCLKKGCTDTSGFAQAMFSLLLPLGYQHNPSLVLLVRMPGSGVCDIMWQQLTALLQSFAQGHTLVLLQEDDKACVGPTASILLGNPAPPLGQLPASLKEDAEAVERLRSRLQADWNLLLATAPENGGTDEG, from the exons ATGGGAAAGGTGAAAAACGGCATGGCTTTGGTCAG accTCCGGGTCACCACAGCATGCGCAGTGCAGCCAACGGTTTCTGTGTGTTCAACAACGTGGCCATAGCAGCTCAATATGCAAAGCAGAAATATGGAGTCAAAAG gatTTTGATAGTCGACTGGGATATCCATCATGGTCAAGGAGTGCAGTATTGCTTTGAGGATGACCCAAG TGTTCTCTACTTTTCTTGGCACCGGTATGAGCATCAGAAATTCTGGCCCAATCTCAAAGATTCTGACTATGACATTGTTGGCAAAGGGGAAGGAGCTGGGTTCAACATAAACGTGCCATGGAACAAG GTGGGAATGGAGAACAGTGATTACCTCTCAGTTTTCTGTCACGTCCTTCTGCCAATCGCCTATGAG TTTTGTCCAGATTTGGTTTTGGTGTGTGCAGGGTTTGACTCAGCCATTGGTGACCTAGAG GGGGAAATGTGTGCCACTCCTGACATCTTTGCCCACTTGACTTATCTGCTGATGAACTTGGCAGAAGGGAAACTGTGTGCTGTTCTGGAG GGAGGATACAACCTGACTTCCCTGGCACAGTCTGTGTGTCAGACAGTTCAGACTCTACTTGGAGATCCTCTTCCTCCGCTCACGAATCTCACTGGTCCCTGCAGAAG CACGCTCGAGTCCCTTCAGTGTGTCAGGGCAGCTCACAGACAACATTGGTCTTGCCTCAGACATGCAG TGGATCTGCCCACCTTTGAGATCAGTACCATACGCATCAAATCATCTGGAGAAGAGAACAAAGATGAAGCGGAAGTTTGGGAGGAGCAGAAGAGCCCAGAGGAAAAGATTTGGCCTGAGCCTCCAAAGCGCGTCTCTCCTCGTGTTTGTTCTGCCGTAGTTCTTCCTGATGGCGTGGTTTGTCCGGATGCCTGTGAGCGCCTCAGCTCATCTGAGGATCTCGGCCCACATCTGCTCACCCTGAA gaaGGATTTCCTCAAAGATGCCGATGACAGTGCTGTCACAGCTTTGTCAAGAGTTTTTTCCCTgattgacaaaatgaaaaacaatgag ATCCGTAATGGCTTGGCGCTGGTTGGTGATGCCGCCATGACGATGACATGTGTTGTCCAGCATGTTGCTGCTGAAGTCGACAGCCG GGTTTTCCTCGTTTGTGTCGGCAATGGAAACATTCCAGGTCACATCATAGAAGATGG GAAAACACTTGTGGTGCAGATCAGCGGTGAAGATACTGAGGAACAGGGCAGCAAATACTATGTTCCTGTTTGTTTAAAGAAG GGCTGCACCGACACCTCAGGCTTTGCACAGGCAATGTTTAGCCTCCTCTTACCCCTCGGATATCAACACAACCCTAGTCTTGTCTTGCTGGTTCGGATGCCTGGTAGTGGAGTGTGTGACATCATGTGGCAGCAGCTGACGGCCCTGCTGCAGAGCTTTGCTCAAGGACACACGCTGGTATTACTGCAG GAGGATGATAAGGCATGTGTGGGCCCAACAGCCTCCATCCTGCTGGGGAACCCTGCTCCTCCATTGGGACAGCTTCCGGCTTCGTTGAAGGAGGATGCTGAAGCTGTGGAGAGACTGAGAAGCAGGCTGCAGGCTGACTGGAACCTTTTGCTGGCAACGG CACCAGAAAATGGAGGGACTGATGAAGGTTGA